In the Acropora muricata isolate sample 2 chromosome 1, ASM3666990v1, whole genome shotgun sequence genome, one interval contains:
- the LOC136922945 gene encoding uncharacterized protein encodes MSNKKVRAGHRIFLAKVVEEVEERLHDEYAAIGKAELLKWKASLKEQLEKILPLDDQILAELGADEKVTEEEVAEEIERSGRLKADATQALASIEERLTEQAVPPGSSPAPQDNQMSPSLSQGYNSPGNQQKAVRAKLPKLEVKKFSGKLGEWQEFWDSFESAIHLNDGLSNVDKFSYLRSLLLEPARSAIGGFALTSANYESAIELLKKRYGKKIAIQRSLVNELLNTRPVFNEGDTSRLRSLYDFAETKYRALQALGVEERNYSEVVVPTLLEKIPHSIRLTITRGREYMEWTLGDMLEAFLVEVELREDHLTQHRAGPREGKRGPYTSSALFTTRGDDKRCAFCLGTHSPEDCKKVTNIAERKKLLIKFGRCFNCINKGHRARDCKVVVKCKNCRGSHNTCLCDANLQQPSGGDGDQPSTVNTPSSLLVGTESRIALQTAQALIKGNVQGRVRVLFDSGSHKSFVTAKAASNYGLEIVRREWVTISTFGRKTGEAGLREVVQFDVMPLQANRSLRLEAYVVPVISNISNEHVEVVKNDFPHLRDLWFSDVCRTKDELEIDLLIGSDYLWEFQKGRTVRGEPEEPVAVETELGWVLSGPLRKKEPDSRQEVVVNFVAQDNIAIAGDSLESTVGKLWDLDSLGIKASDEVHESFENDISFIDGRYSVKLPWKQGHEPLPSNYANSLSRMKGQIKRLKREPEVLEEYDSIIKDQLRSGVIERVAELEGACKVHYLPHQAVIRKDAETTKLRIVYDASAKEGKNGISLNDCLHTGPSLNPLLFEILVRFRENRVALVGDIEKAFLNISVDESDRDCLRFLWVDDVSDSNSSVVVYRFCRVVFGLNASPFLLNGTIRHHLATFAEADPEFVRKMVESFYVDDMISGDSTTDGAFDLYSKAKVRMANGGFRLRKWKTNDPQLRERIGATETIVTKPEMVRRLEDEETYAKSKLECQSGSKGEKVLGVKWNCESDTFHLDLAQIAEKAEGLEPTKRNVLSLLASLFDPLGLISPVTVSMKILFQEICSSKLDWDETLTGEVKGKWVKWVKDLLQTGEIKISRCLYEARGECVTECYLHGFGDASKKAYCAMVYFVYRTDDGQTHARLITSKTRVAPLKELSIPRLELMSARILAQLMNTVRNAIQSQLRVDGVRFWLDSKTALSWIRNRGEWKQFVRHRVDEILRLTNKEEWAYCSTVENPADLGSRGVLASTDRGLASRT; translated from the exons ATGTCCAACAAGAAAGTGAGAGCGGGCCACCGTATATTCCTAGCGAAGGTCGTCGAAGAGGTTGAAGAACGTCTCCATGACGAATATGCTGCCATCGGAAAGGCTGAACTGTTGAAATGGAAGGCTAGTTTGAAAGAACAGCTGGAGAAGATTTTGCCGTTGGATGATCAGATTCTAGCCGAGCTAGGAGCGGACGAGAAAGTGACAGAAGAAGAGGTGGCAGAGGAGATTGAAAGGAGCGGACGATTAAAGGCAGACGCAACGCAAGCGTTAGCTTCCATTGAAGAACGACTGACTGAGCAAGCTGTCCCGCCCGGTTCATCACCAGCCCCGCAAGACAATCAGATGAGCCCGAGCTTAAGCCAAGGTTACAACTCGCCAGGCAACCAACAGAAGGCAGTAAGAGCGAAGCTCCCGAAGCTGGAGGTGAAAAAGTTCAGTGGGAAACTTGGCGAGTGGCAGGAGTTCTGGGACTCGTTTGAGAGCGCTATCCACTTGAACGATGGACTTTCAAACGTCGACAAGTTCTCTTATCTTAGGAGCTTGCTACTGGAGCCGGCAAGATCGGCAATCGGAGGATTTGCGCTGACATCAGCGAACTACGAGTCGGCAATAGAACTGTTAAAGAAACGGTATGGCAAGAAGATTGCGATTCAGAGATCGCTAGTAAATGAACTGTTGAACACGCGTCCCGTATTCAATGAGGGTGACACGTCAAGACTGCGAAGCCTCTACGATTTCGCTGAAACAAAGTATAGAGCGCTACAGGCCTTAGGAGTGGAGGAAAGGAATTACTCCGAGGTTGTCGTCCCGACGCTTTTGGAAAAGATTCCTCACTCCATTCGGCTAACGATCACACGAGGAAGAGAGTATATGGAGTGGACGTTGGGCGACATGCTGGAAGCCTTCTTAGTCGAAGTAGAGCTGAGAGAGGACCATCTAACGCAGCACCGAGCTGGACCCAGAGAAGGAAAAAGGGGCCCTTATACCTCCAGTGCGTTGTTTACCACAAGGGGAGATGACAAAAGATGCGCGTTCTGCCTTGGGACCCACTCACCGGAGGATTGCAAGAAGGTTACGAACATTGCTGAACGTAAGAAATTGTTAATTAAATTTGGTAGATGCTTTAATTGTATTAACAAGGGTCACCGCGCCCGAGATTGTAAGGTTGTCGTTAAGTGTAAGAATTGTAGGGGCTCTCACAACACATGTTTGTGTGACGCGAATTTGCAGCAACCCTCAGGGGGGGATGGTGATCAACCATCAACGGTTAACACCCCAAGTAGTTTGCTGGTGGGTACAGAAAGTAGAATCGCCCTCCAGACCGCTCAAGCGTTGATCAAGGGGAATGTACAGGGGAGGGTGAGAGTTTTGTTTGACTCGGGGAGTCATAAGTCGTTCGTAACGGCTAAGGCCGCAAGTAATTATGGCTTAGAAATCGTAAGAAGGGAATGGGTAACTATAAGTACATTTGGACGGAAAACCGGGGAAGCGGGATTGAGGGAAGTTGTTCAGTTTGATGTAATGCCTCTACAGGCCAACCGTTCCCTTAGGCTTGAAGCTTATGTTGTGCCAGTTATATCTAACATAAGCAACGAGCACGTAGAGGTCGTCAAGAACGATTTCCCGCACTTGCGTGATCTGTGGTTTTCTGACGTTTGTCGAACTAAGGATGAGCTCGAAATAGATTTGCTAATAGGATCGGATTACTTGTGGGAGTTTCAAAAGGGGCGAACAGTACGAGGGGAGCCAGAAGAACCCGTAGCAGTAGAGACCGAGCTTGGATGGGTATTGTCGGGCCCCTTAAGGAAGAAAGAACCAGATAGTAGACAGGAGGTGGTAGTAAATTTCGTAGCACAGGACAATATAGCGATCGCGGGTGACAGTTTAGAGAGCACAGTCGGTAAGTTGTGGGATTTAGATAGTTTAGGAATTAAAGCGAGCGACGAAGTACACGAATCATTTGAAAACGACATCAGCTTCATTGATGGTAGGTATTCCGTTAAGTTACCTTGGAAACAAGGTCACGAACCCCTTCCCAGCAATTATGCGAACAGTTTGTCACGCATGAAGGGTCAAATTAAAAGATTAAAGCGAGAGCCGGAAGTACTTGAGGAGTACGATTCCATCATCAAAGACCAATTAAGATCAGGGGTCATTGAAAGGGTGGCGGAATTGGAGGGGGCGTGCAAAGTTCATTATCTACCTCATCAAGCTGTCATTCGCAAGGACGCGGAGACCACGAAATTGAGAATAGTTTATGATGCTTCAGCAAAGGAAGGTAAGAACGGAATTTCCCTGAATGACTGTTTACACACCGGGCCATCGTTAAACCCCCTACTCTTCGAAATACTTGTGAGGTTCAGGGAAAATAGGGTCGCGCTAGTCGGGGACATTGAAAAGGCGTTTTTGAATATTTCGGTGGATGAAAGTGATCGCGATTGTTTGAGGTTTCTGTGGGTGGATGACGTAAGTGACAGTAATTCGAGCGTTGTTGTTTATCGGttttgtcgagttgtttttGGTTTGAATGCGTCACCCTTCCTGCTAAATGGAACAATAAGGCATCACTTGGCAACTTTCGCAGAAGCCGACCCAGAATTTGTGAGAAAAATGGTTGAAAGCTTTTATGTAGACGATATGATTTCAGGCGACAGCACAACCGACGGAGCGTTCGATCTGTACAGCAAGGCAAAGGTCAGAATGGCAAATGGCGGGTTCCGACTACGCAAATGGAAAACAAATGACCCGCAGTTAAGAGAGAGAATCGGTGCAACAGAGACGATCGTGACAAAACCGGAAATGGTAAGAAGATTAGAAGATGAAGAAACATATGCGAAGTCAAAATTAGAATGTCAGAGCGGGTCAAAGGGAGAAAAGGTTCTGGGTGTCAAGTGGAATTGCGAGTCAGACACATTCCACCTTGACCTAGCGCAGATTGCCGAAAAAGCAGAAGGTTTAGAACCTACCAAGCGTAACGTTTTGAGCTTGTTAGCCAGTTTATTTGACCCGCTGGGGCTAATCAGTCCAGTGACGGTTAGCATGAAAATTCTCTTTCAGGAAATTTGTAGTAGCAAGCTTGACTGGGACGAAACATTGACGGGTGAAGTTAAAGGGAAGTGGGTAAAATGGGTCAAGGATTTGTTGCAAACGGGGGAAATTAAAATCAGTAGGTGTCTGTACGAGGCGAGAGGAGAGTGCGTGACAGAGTGTTATTTACATGGGTTTGGGGATGCGAGTAAGAAAGCTTATTGTGCCATGGTCTACTTTGTGTACCGTACGGATGATGGCCAGACCCACGCGAGATTAATAACAAGCAAAACGAGAGTTGCCCCCTTGAAAGAGCTCTCCATTCCACGGTTGGAACTGATGTCAGCGAGGATACTGGCCCAACTGATGAACACAGTACGCAATGCAATACAGTCACAATTGAGAGTAGATGGCGTGAGATTTTGGCTAGACAGCAAAACAGCTCTCAGTTGGATCCGGAACAGGGGAGAATGGAAGCAGTTCGTGCGACATAGAGTAGACGAGATTCTCAGGCTGACAAACAAGGAGGAATGGGCGTATTGTTCCACTGTCGAGAATCCAGCAGATCTTGGTTCAAGAGGAGTGCTAGCCTC GACAGATAGAGGATTGGCCAGTCG